The sequence below is a genomic window from Bombus affinis isolate iyBomAffi1 chromosome 13, iyBomAffi1.2, whole genome shotgun sequence.
TTCTTACGAGAATTAAACGTGATCAACGATGACTACTGGAAAAATAATCGACTTGTTTCAAATAGTCAACTTTGTCGACGAATGTTAAAAAACTACAAATTTGATAACTTTTAGGAACGGTAAGACGCATGTCGGAACATCGTGTTATGGAAGTAACTGCAAGTCGATGGCAATGGCATAAAACTAAAGATTGGCTGCATTTTTACACCTTTATGGGCATAATACCTGCTGGTTTGCTCATGTTTTATTGCAACGTATTTATAGGACCAGCGACCTTAGAACCAATACCAGAAGGATATATTCCAAAGCAATGGGAATACTACAGGGTGAGACAGCGTTGAAAAAATACTTTTAAATACGCGTTGCAGGCAAAATTGTAAGCGTAAAACCAATGCTTTTTCTACAGCATCCGATTACAAGATTTCTTGCGAGATATTTGTTCCCAAACACACAAATGGAATATGAAAAATTTCTTCATAAAGCGAAGGCAACTTCAAACAAGACCAAATTGTACTTGTTACGACAAAAAATTATGGAGGATATACAGGACCACGAAGACTATAGATATTGGAGCTTTAAAGAAGGTTTTgggaaagaaataataaatataaaggaATCTCTAAAGGAATTCGATATATAATACATCGTAAGTAACGTAGAGTTGTTATAAGCTAGAAAGAAAATCGTTTTTAcatagaaaattcaataaaaaataacgaaagACATGTACAGCGTATAGGATTCTGTAATTTAACAGcgataatataaataatgtacGATATACAGAATTTCTCTATCGCGTATTTAAGACTATCTTTCCCATTCTTGTGTCATTTCCGACATTTATCTATGTATTTGTTTGTGTCATTTATCGATTCGGTATCGAACAAACGTAGACGTTACGAACGATCACTACTCTGCTCTATCGTTGACACTAAATCTCTGTGGTACAATAATAGTTATGCGATCCGTTTGATTTATTATGCCAGCTCTATCTTATCACGGACGAGGCACAGAACCCCGGTTTCTGGTATATTCGTCTCTGATCTTATTACGCATATCTGCTATCGGCAACCAATCCATTGCTTTTGTTTGCTTTCCGCGCGAAAAGGATAGATGTCGCCACAAACTTTTCTCATTGTCCAACTACGAATGTATATACATGTGCGACATACATGCGTAGTATAGCGAACAGTAACGAATTCGAAATCAAAATTTCcatctatttttaaataaacttaTTAAAGTATATTCGTTTATCGAATCAAACGAGATTAAACTCGGTGGAAGAATTAGGTTTAATGAAAAATTCCATTTGACAAAATGTCGCGAAATTTGTATGTACACTTGGACAGGTTCGTGTTCTACTTGCTTGGAACGAAACGGTAAGACGAAGATTAGATAACGTACAATTATCGTCATACGATAGATTTAAACTCCATTCGGGGAATTGGGAGAATCTAGACTCACCAGTTTAGCCAGTCAGGTGTTTAGCGATTAACACGTGAATTTTAAACAAGTGAGTAGTTCCAAATACAATAATTCCAGATTCTGTCGCATCGATAGGTTACAAAGCGTTTTTTAAATCACTTTAATCCGCTCTCGCTAACGCACCATAGAAATTGTACATTACTTACGATTAGAAATTACAGCAAGAAAGCACTTTTCTCTTGCTACTTTTTCGGTAGGTGATTCCgttctttcatttctttcatttctttcatttctttcatttctttcatttctttcatttcagAGTTGCAGTCTAAGAAATCGAGCATCGATTAACACGTGAATTTTTCAGCTTAtcgtttatttgaaaaattacatCGCTGTTTGCGTAGCTAGTTTTCAAAGTGAATCCGAGCAAGCATACGCACGTATGTATATCTATAATcaggctttttttttttattattttcattgaaattaaAACCAAACTTGTATTCATCCCTTATACGAACGAACGCGAACAAACATCTTTATATTGGCATCGCACAGCGAAGATAAGAAAAATCTAATTCTTACCTACTTAAACAGGATGTATAAACAGGTGCAAAGGATTGTTTCTATCACAAAGATGGTCCGTTTATCGGTAATGTTCTTGTTATAGGTACCGATATTATTCCCCTCGATCGTACTTGTacctattttttaaataactagTCATGCAAATTAATCAAATCAGCGTCACGTCGGTAAAGTGGGAAATTTTATTTCCGGCCGTCAGCCGCAGGTGGTTGTTTTTTCCGCGAGTAAAGTGCTAGTAAGTAAAAAGATGCTGCCGGTGGTGAATCGGTTGTTACGAATCACCGACTCTGCGATTATCCTAGCGGGAAGCTAATGATACGGACAGACACAGTTGGCCGGTACCAACTCAATCGTCATAGTTAGTGGTCATTGCCAAGGTTGGATCCCGATATCTTGCATAATACCTCGACGTTCTCTTCTAcgatgcgatgcgatgcgatgcgatgcgatgcgatgcgatgcgatgcgatgcgatgTGATGCGACGCGATGGAAGGAAGGCTGGTCACCAACGACTTTGCACGTGCATACGCGATATCTACGCTTCGAGCCGCTTCCTCGCGCGGATCCATCTTCAATTATGCCTGCGAgtctttgtttctcttttttttttttttgtctcccCCGTGTCGATTACCCGCGTTTCACGCGTCGCTCGATCGTCTCTCGTTATGTAATTCCTAGGTTCTATACCTATAGCAGAACAGCGAGGAGCCGAGGATACGCCGAGGAGATACACGGAATCTCGAATAACTGGGATCTGTATCGTACGTTATCGTCGCCGATGATTGCTATTTTACTTGATTAAATAGATTTACTTTACAATTATAATACCTATCTTACTATCCAGTCATCTACTCCTTAGACGACTAATCGCTTACTCGCTTAACCCATGCTCCCTCCTAACTATCGCTACTTTCTTACTACCTAAGGTTGATCTACCGTTTCCTCGCTGTGTTTTTCCAGGCTGCCTGTTATCGTTAATTCGAATTTATCTTCGATTGCATAAAATTTCCTTAAAAATTACGTACGCTTACCGTACGCCTGGTTCAGCGTTGCGTGCATATACTGTGCATGTTATGCATTTCGAATTGCATATTGCTCGACACTATCCTCATCCGATGGATAATGGAAGGTAATTAATATCTAAATGCGAAGCGTTTACCTGCCACGAGCAAAACATTTTAAAAGCGCCGAGTAATTTGACACGTTTAATCGTTTTTGTTCATTACGGACTAGATAGTCGGtataaagaggaaaagaaacaaCGCGattctatacaatatatatagaaGCGCGCGATGCAACGCAACTTGCGTTTTACGAGTTTAACGATTCATCGTGATCAGTGGTTGCGGTATGTCCCATAGTAAGACGTCGAGATAAAATAATAAGAATTATCCGAGCTTCGATATCTTAAAATCAGTCCGAATCTCGAGCTTTACGCGGAACTTGTTGCAGGtataataatatagaataacataataataataatgtagaaTAACGGGATTTATCCTGTTGGTCTATAATATAGCGAATGATTGACGGAACGGAGGAACGAGAAAATACCGCGTAGTTTATTACGCCCGACGAAAGAAAATACGAAATGATAGAGTTACGAGTCGAATAGTCTATTTTCAAGGGTGGATCGCTTAAAAATCGTTCATGATCGAACTGGACGATTTAGAAAGCAAGCTACTTGGCTTCGCTCGAGTAACCATAATCTTATCGTCCTAGCAGAAAAGATTTGGATTCGAGCTTTTGAAAAGTCCACGATCAACGAGCGATACTTCATTTGGAAAATTAGCACCTGATAGCATCGGTAACCGCTGTGCGGTACTTTTACACTTGTGCCGATTGTTTTTTGGTAAGTCACGCGCTCCTTAACATTCGGACACGCTCTAAAATAGATTTCTATGACAAGTTGGCAGAATTAGTTCGTTAGACTAGGTGTAAAAGAGACTGCAGTTGGTCATAATTGCGAGAAGAGAAGATAAGTCTCGAGATTCTTACATCCTTCGATACCTGTATCACGTCTGTTTCTGCATCGATCGATCTCGACACACAGCATCGTTCAACGCGCATGGTACGATCTACAGCCGATCTACGAATTTACGAAACGTATCGTTTCAATTTTCGTTACACGGGCTGAACAGATAAAGGAGTCGTAAAAGCTGACTTTTCGCGATTCTGTTTTGTTAAATTACGATTCTCTGAAAAATTTGTTTACGCGCCATCCAGTAAACTAATTCGTGTAGCGCGTCGGCACAGCTCATCGAGTCGTTGGACGGAATTTCAAAAAATGTCTTTTTAACGTTTTAAAGAGTGTATTAATCCGTATATTAAATGCGAGTGACTCTCTGTCTGTGTACATGGGTATCGCAGGATCGTCCGATACCGAATTCAGATTCACCGTAGCACACGTGCCGGCTTCGTCAACCGTTAAAGATCCTAACGAAGCCAATTTAACGTATGCGTAATCCGTTGAACAGATATCAAAGGATCGACAGAAAATTGGACAGCTAAGTTGGAAAGCGTTTAGCCGATAATTCGAACGGTCGGTGCGAACCTAATGCTTTCGATGGTATGTGCCTTGTGATGGTATGCTTAGGTATGTGCCGCGATCGCGAAACGAAAATCGTTTCGATGCTGCTGTTAACGTATGAAAAAATCGCGGTCTCTTTATCGCGAGAGACTAAGAAACGCGGTGTAAATGAAAAAAAGTCGGCTGTATCGCATCATGTTATCAACTTGTTGCTCGTAACAAACGTTACGAGGGTCATGGTTTAGCAAGGatgcaataattatacaatgataattaaataattacgtAACCGCAGAAGGAAACAGGTTCGTGAAAAATTCGTTGATGCATGGAGGATCGGAAATGATAAATTACGTTCACGCAGCTATATAATATAAGTATAACGCgggtttattaatatttatagagtaTCGTTTCCGTATACAGCCGGAAAGAGTGAAAAAAAATGGTTGCTAAAAAATCGTTTGTAGACAGTTGGTTTTAGAAATAAAACGAGAAAATGAGCCGACACCTATCGACGAATACCAGCACAACGAGTCGTTTACTTTGAATTATTCGcgatggaataaatatttctgtTTCAAAGCTCTGTTAAATCGAACGTTTCTATCGAATTTCTCGAATGTCCGACTTTGCTAACTTTGATCCAAAAGCCGAGACTTTGGTAACTCTGATTAGCAAGCAGACCTAAATTATTCTTTCCATGTACGGTAAGTACGTAACCATGCGGCGTTTTTAATTATAAGATACACGGAAATGGAtagttatttaaataataaaaaataaaagatctaTAAACTATCGTATGCGATTATGTGGCAGGTTATAATCTTACCGATATAGTTGCAACGCTTCTATCATCGGTGTAGTCATCGGGGTTGCGTAATAATACCAAATGAAACCTGATACGTTGTCCGTTTTCCGGAAATTCCTCTCatcttttccttcgtttttcttctctccctcttcttctttttctttttctttttctttttctttttattttttccattttagTTTAACACTTTTTCAGCCTCGATACCGAGCCGATGGTTATCGAGTTAATGGTCGTGTTAACAGGATCGCGTAACGAACACGTATCGTTTCGTCGCGTGAGAAAACAGCGTTGGCATTCTCTAAATCGAAATTTATCGTGTTGCGTAGAAACAGACAGAATCGCGAATTCGGCGACGATCTACGTACGTCGTTGTGGTAATCTTAATTAAAAGGATGGAAGAAAGGATAAGAAAAGAAACCAGGTGGTGAATTCGCCACGGACTAATTATCCGATCGTTTTGCGCGCACAAATCACACGCGTCTTCTCTCAAGCTTTCGTTTACTGTCGTCCGTCTCTGTCAACGTAATTTCATCGACTCTTATGCTGCCAGCGACCACTTA
It includes:
- the LOC126923201 gene encoding NADH dehydrogenase [ubiquinone] 1 beta subcomplex subunit 5, mitochondrial; amino-acid sequence: MAVVSRLLLTTNRKLFHTNELLGKLLRINNNYALQNQGTVRRMSEHRVMEVTASRWQWHKTKDWLHFYTFMGIIPAGLLMFYCNVFIGPATLEPIPEGYIPKQWEYYRHPITRFLARYLFPNTQMEYEKFLHKAKATSNKTKLYLLRQKIMEDIQDHEDYRYWSFKEGFGKEIINIKESLKEFDI